One genomic region from Argentina anserina chromosome 2, drPotAnse1.1, whole genome shotgun sequence encodes:
- the LOC126784138 gene encoding protein LIFEGUARD 4-like: protein MAITPSNLKSETDLDLEAGAARQLYPSMTENPQLRWAFIRKVYAILTVQLFITAAVAAAIDLVRPVAHFLAKTSGGLGVILTVFVLSLAVLFALFVYGKKHPVNYILMGLFTVLMGVIVGAGCAYTKEKVLLEAWGLTVVIFVTFTLYTFWAARRGYDFSFLGPFLFAALIVLLGFSLIQIFHPLGKTSHMIFGIVGCIIFCGYVVYDTDELIKRHQYDEYVIAAIGLYLDAINLFLSLITAIDS from the exons atgGCGATCACGCCGTCGAATCTCAAGTCCGAGACAGACCTCGACCTCGAGGCCGGAGCAGCCCGCCAGCTCTACCCCTCCATGACTGAGAACCCGCAGCTCCGCTGGGCATTCATTCGCAAGGTCTACGCCATCCTCACCGTCCAGCTTTTCATCACCGCCGCCGTAGCCGCAGCAATCGATTTGGTCCGTCCCGTCGCCCACTTCCTCGCCAAAACCTCCGGCGGCCTCGGCGTCATCCTCACCGTCTTCGTTCTTTCCCTCGCCG TGCTTTTTGCTTTGTTCGTTTACGGGAAGAAGCATCCGGTGAATTACATACTGATGGGGCTTTTCACAGTCTTGATGGGAGTCATAGTTGGAGCGGGTTGTGCTTATACTAAAG AGAAGGTACTTTTGGAGGCTTGGGGTCTGACTGTTGTGATCTTCGTCACCTTCACACTGTATACTTTCTGGGCTGCAAGGAGAGGCTATGATTTCAGCTTCCTTGGTCCCTTTCTGTTTGCAGCTTTGATTGTTCTTCTTGGGTTTAGTTTGATTCAG ATTTTCCACCCCCTGGGGAAAACCAGTCATATGATATTCGGCATTGTGGGATGTATCATCTTCTGTGGCTACGTTGTCTACGACACGGATGAGCTGATCAAGCGCCACCAGTATGATGAGTATGTAATCGCTGCAATTGGGCTGTACTTGGATGCGATCAACCTCTTCCTGAGTTTGATCACAGCTATTGATAGCTGA
- the LOC126782480 gene encoding uncharacterized protein LOC126782480 yields the protein MEVLPLYELSYSDLLLVSSNDVSPEEFGRVESTRKAIMDALGPIGPGLLSITEVPNAAALRRNLLPLARKLALMEPNHRKLILKDHRLGSDVPLKNLERNVSSFAMQIKYSNDTENTQLNSEHEFVSGYEDLGNAFRELGVCMVELGLRLARICDRAIGGQELEQSLLESGIAIARLIHYHSVLEKTLLVQEASPKKGVNSKRIRTGDEVKLSDGDDFSNLWQQWHYDYGIFTVLTAPLFVLASNAQAPEEKEQECAYPHGHTYLQVFDPSKNNVFVVKASPESFIIQVGESADIISRGKLRATLHSVARPSKFEHLSRETFVLFLQPAWNKTFSTEDYPMNHSRLTEEIQKIVPPLAMRLKNGMTFADFSRETTKQYYGGTGLQSNRKLV from the exons atgGAAGTCCTACCACTCTATGAGCTCAGCTACTCTGATCTCCTACTTGTGTCGTCAAACGATGTTTCACCGGAAGAGTTTGGAAGGGTGGAGTCAACTAGGAAAGCTATAATGGATGCTCTAGGGCCGATTGGCCCAGGCCTGCTGTCCATCACTGAAGTCCCGAACGCCGCCGCTCTCCGCCGGAACCTCCTCCCTCTGGCTCGCAAGCTCGCCCTTATGGAACCCAATCACCGCAAACTCATTCTCAAG GATCACAGATTGGGGAGTGATGTGCCTTTGAAAAACCTAGAGAGAAATGTTTCATCTTTCGCTATGCAAATCAAGTATTCAAATGATACTGAAAATACCCAATTGAATTCAGAGCATGAATTTGTGAGTGGATATGAGGATCTTGGAAATGCGTTTAGAGAGTTAGGAGTTTGCATGGTGGAACTTGGTCTTAGATTAGCTAGAATTTGTGATAGAGCCATTGGTGGCCAAGAACTTGAGCAGAGCTTATTGGAATCTGGCATTGCCATAGCTAGGCTTATACACTATCATTCAGTTCTAGAGAAAACCTTATTGGTTCAGGAAGCTAGCCCGAAAAAGGGTGTTAATTCGAAGAGGATCCGGACTGGTGATGAAGTTAAACTGTCTGATGGCGATGATTTTAGTAATCTCTGGCAACAATGGCATTATGATTATGGGATTTTCACTGTGTTGACAGCTCCATTGTTTGTATTGGCTTCTAATGCACAAGCACCAGAAGAAAAGGAGCAAGAATGTGCTTACCCACATGGGCATACTTATTTGCAAGTATTTGATCCAAGCAAGAACAATGTGTTCGTGGTGAAGGCTTCTCCCGAGAGTTTTATCATTCAGGTTGGAGAGTCAGCTGATATCATATCGCGAGGAAAGCTTCGTGCCACCCTTCATTCGGTTGCTAGGCCTTCCAAGTTTGAACATCTGAGCAGAGAAACTTTTGTTCTGTTCTTGCAGCCTGCTTGGAACAAAACATTTTCAACAGAAGATTATCCCATGAACCA CAGTAGGCTAACTGAAGAAATACAGAAAATTGTACCACCTCTGGCAATGCGATTGAAGAATGGGATGACATTTGCAGACTTCTCGCGTGAAACCACCAAACAATACTATGGTGGCACTGGTTTGCAGTCGAACAGAAAACTGGTCTAG
- the LOC126782984 gene encoding VAN3-binding protein, giving the protein MEETLPMLSSRRPEHTPVGLDNLPRSPRVPMEFLSRSWSASAFEVSKALAQPPPLPPCMNSSKSTLSSSSCTTTTTASIPEDVAGESEETPVLSGNQFYFATSATSQLVLDRIMSQSMREEVSPLTSGRLSHSSGPLNTGGSFETDSPPVSPSEEFDDVIKFFRNHNSINQLFNNGSRSSAANINTTPATGGSKTVGRWLKDRKEKKKEETRVHNAQVHAAVSVAAVAAAIAAIAAATAASSSTPSRKNNEQAAKTDMAVASAATLVAAQCAEAAEAMGAEHDHLTSVVSSAVNVRSHDDITTLTAAAATALRGAATLKARAMKEVWNIAAVIPVDKGMGIGVCGKGNNNSNSSFSSSGELVPAPNTFLGASDQDLLARGTELLKRTRKGDLHWKVVSVYIHRTGQVMLKMKSKHVAGTFTKKKKNVVLEVCKNMPAWPGRHLFDGGEQRRYFGLKTESRGVVEFECKNQREHDVWTLGVSRLLSIVAERKNVH; this is encoded by the exons ATGGAAGAAACACTCCCAATGCTAAGCTCTCGCCGGCCGGAGCATACTCCGGTGGGTCTTGACAACCTCCCCAGAAGCCCAAGAGTCCCAATGGAGTTCCTCTCAAGGTCTTGGAGTGCTTCTGCTTTTGAAGTCTCCAAAGCTCTGGCTCAAccccctcctcttcctccatgCATGAACTCTTCTAAGTCCACCCTCAGTTCTTCTTCttgcaccaccaccacaactGCTTCTATACCTGAAGACGTCGCCGGAGAATCTGAAGAGACTCCAGTTCTGTCCGGGAATCAGTTCTACTTTGCTACCTCTGCTACTTCTCAGCTAGTCCTTGACCGCATTATGTCACAGTCCATGAGAGAG GAAGTATCACCATTAACATCAGGGAGGCTTTCACACAGCTCTGGACCATTGAACACCGGAGGCTCATTTGAGACTGATAGCCCTCCGGTTTCTCCATCGGAGGAGTTCGACGACGTCATTAAG TTCTTCCGCAACCACAACAGCATAAATCAGCTGTTCAACAACGGCAGTCGAAGCAGCGCTGCAAATATTAATACTACCCCTGCTACTGGGGGATCCAAAACAGTTGGGAGGTGGTTGAAGGATcgaaaggagaagaagaaggaggagacCAGAGTCCACAATGCCCAAGTTCACGCTGCAGTTTCAGTGGCTGCAGTGGCTGCTGCTATAGCTGCCATTGCTGCAGCCACAGCGGCTTCATCTTCAACCCCATCAAGAAAGAACAATGAGCAAGCGGCCAAGACTGATATGGCCGTGGCCTCTGCTGCTACATTGGTAGCAGCACAGTGTGCTGAAGCTGCAGAAGCTATGGGAGCAGAGCATGACCATCTTACTTCTGTTGTAAGCTCTGCAGTCAATGTTCGCTCACATGATGATATTACCACTCTcactgctgctgctgccaCTG CTTTGAGAGGAGCAGCAACACTCAAGGCCAGGGCAATGAAGGAGGTGTGGAACATAGCAGCAGTGATACCAGTGGACAAAGGAATGGGAATTGGGGTCTGTGGTAAAGGTAATAACAACAGTAATAGCAGCTTTAGCAGCAGTGGAGAGCTTGTCCCTGCTCCCAACACTTTTCTTGGGGCTTCTGATCAAGACCTGCTTGCTAGGGGAACTGAACTCCTCAAACGCACCCGGAAAG GTGATCTTCACTGGAAAGTAGTTTCTGTTTATATTCATCGCACAGGCCAA GTGATGCTGAAAATGAAGAGCAAACATGTTGCAGGAACAttcaccaaaaagaaaaaga ATGTTGTGTTGGAAGTGTGCAAGAACATGCCGGCATGGCCTGGAAGGCACTTGTTCGATGGTGGAGAGCAGCGCCGATACTTTGGTCTAAAAACAGAATCGCGAGGAGTTGTGGAGTTTGAGTGCAAGAATCAGAGGGAACATGATGTCTGGACTCTTGGAGTTTCTAGGCTGCTATCCATTGTAGCCGAGAGAAAGAACGTGCATTAA
- the LOC126782479 gene encoding serine/threonine-protein kinase Nek2, which translates to MDQYEILEQIGKGSFGSALLVRHKHENKKYVLKKIRLARQTDRTRRSAHQEMELISTVQNPFIVEYKDSWVERGCFVCIVIGYCEGGDMAEAIKRAKNVNFTEEKICTWLVQLLMALDYLHANHILHRDVKCSNIFLTKDQDIRLGDFGLAKMLTSDDLASSVVGTPSYMCPELLADIPYGSKSDIWSLGCCIYEMAAHKPAFKAFDIQSLINKINKSIVAPLPTVYCGAFRGLVKSMLRKNPELRPSAAELLCHPLLQPYVRKIHLKLNSPRRSTLSGDWFHSSYVKKTRFIEPEAIPINYIREKRRSFSNDRTLNPSISGTEQDSPGSSVRDYDIIKSAATKLTVANTPRLTPTKVSATPRRQITQSKISNISSKRDSLPVSHSPARKSFLSTRRASLPLSTRATTLQTPYRANVGRLGSVESPDVSVNAPRIDKMADFPLASSDDPFIHIRGTSSTSAQCSSTPDSINRSITKDKCMVQAVHRTYSKPNLINDNHEAARSGSECSEQLGTGVSSHSSSESHQNRFDTSSFQQRAEALEGLLEFSARLLQQERFAELGVLLKPFGLEKVSPRETAIWLTKSFKETTV; encoded by the exons ATGGACCAGTATGAAATTCTGGAGCAGATTGGGAAAGGGTCTTTTGGTTCTGCTCTTCTTGTGAGGCATAAGCACGAAAATAAGAA GTATGTGCTGAAGAAGATTCGTCTTGCTCGTCAAACTGATAGAACCCGCAGATCTGCTCACCAGGAG ATGGAGCTTATTTCCACAGTGCAGAATCCTTTTATTGTGGAGTACAAAGATTCTTGGGTTGAAAGG GGCTGCTTTGTGTGCATTGTGATAGGATACTGTGAAGGAGGAGACAT GGCAGAAGCTATAAAAAGGGCCAAGAATGTTAATTTTACTGAAGAG AAAATATGTACATGGTTAGTTCAACTCTTGATGGCACTTGATTACTTGCATGCCAACCATATTCTTCACCGTGATGTCAAG TGTTCAAACATATTCTTGACAAAGGATCAAGACATACGTCTAG GTGATTTTGGTCTTGCTAAAATGTTGACTTCTGATGATCTAGCTTCCTCT GTTGTGGGAACTCCGAGTTATATGTGCCCTGAGCTTCTTGCAGACATACCATATGGTTCTAAGTCAGATATTTGGTCTCTAG GGTGCTGTATATATGAAATGGCCGCTCACAAGCCAGCATTTAAAGCCTTT GATATACAATCTctcatcaacaaaatcaataaGTCAATAGTGGCTCCACTTCCAACAGTCTACTGTGGTGCATT TCGAGGTCTTGTTAAAAGCATGCTGCGCAAAAATCCAGAACTTAGACCAAGT GCTGCAGAGTTGCTTTGCCATCCCCTTCTTCAACCTTATGTTCGTAAGATCcatctaaaattaaatagccCTCGAAGAAGTACACTCTCAGGTGATTGGTTTCACTCCAGTTATGTAAAGAAAACAAGATTCATTGAGCCAGAAGCTATCCCCATAAACTATATCAGAGAGAAAAGGCGGTCATTCAGCAACGACAGGACCTTAAATCCAAGTATTTCTGGAACTGAACAGGACTCTCCAGGTTCTAGCGTGAGAGATTATGACATCATAAAGTCAGCGGCGACAAAGTTGACTGTTGCCAATACTCCAAGATTGACACCAACAAAAGTTTCTGCAACCCCCAGGAGACAAATAACACAGTCAAAGATTTCGAACATCAGTTCAAAACGTGATTCA CTTCCAGTGTCACATTCTCCGGCAAGGAAATCTTTCCTGTCAACACGAAGAGCATCTCTTCCATTGTCAACAAGAGCTACAACATTGCAAACTCCATATAGGGCCAATGTTGGTAGACTGGGGAGTGTTGAGTCACCTGACGTTTCTGTCAATGCCCCTCGAATTGACAAGATGGCTGATTTCCCGCTTGCTTCTTCTGACGACCCATTTATTCACATACGTGGGACTTCATCCACATCAGCACAGTGCTCTTCTACCCCAGATAGCATCAACCGCTCTATCACAAAGGACAAGTGCATGGTCCAAGCTGTTCACAGAACCTATTCCAAGCCAAATTTGATCAATGACAACCATGAAGCTGCTCGTAGTGGCAGCGAGTGCTCTGAGCAACTTGGCACTGGTGTTTCAAGCCATTCCTCTTCTGAATCACATCAAAATCGGTTTGACACCTCGTCGTTCCAGCAACGGGCAGAAGCATTGGAAGGGTTGCTCGAATTCAGTGCACGCCTCTTACAACAAGAAAGGTTTGCTGAGCTTGGTGTGCTTCTGAAGCCCTTTGGACTCGAGAAGGTATCACCTAGGGAAACCGCCATTTGGTTGACCAAGAGCTTCAAGGAGACGACGGTTTAG